TTCGGGATCAGATAGACCTCTTAGAAAATTTCCGGCGTCGCAAAGAGATTCGGGCGGTGGTGGTCCGTATCGAAAGTCCCGGGGGCACGGTGGGGGCCTCCCAGGAACTTTATGAAGAATTGCGTCAGGTCTCTCAGGAAAAACCGGTGGTGGTCTCCCTGGGCTCCCTGGCCACTTCCGGGGCCTATTATGTGGCTCTCGGAGGGCAAAAGATCCTGGCCCTTCCCGGCACAGTCACCGGAAGCATTGGGGTCCTTTTGCAGGTGCCCAATCTGGAGGGGCTGCTTAAGAAACTGGGCATCAAGCCCCTGGTGCTAAAAAGCGGGGCCCACAAGGACCTGGTTTCCTATTATCGGGAGCCTACCCCGGAGGAAAAGCGTCTCCTTCAGGAGGTCCTCGACGATATTCACACCCAGTTTATAAAGGCGGTGAGTGAACGCCGGGGGCTTCCGGAGGAGAAGGTGCGCCGGATCGCCGACGGCCGGATTTTTACCGGACGCCAGGCCCGGGCCTTGGGGCTGATCGACGATTTCGGGAATTTGGCCCGGGCGGTAGAGGTTGCGGCAAAGATGGCCGGCCTTTCCGGCCCTCCCCGGGTGATCTACGGGCGTCCTGAGCAAGGGCTTCTCCGTAGGCTTCTTGAAGGTCGGGTGGAGGGCCGGCTTCTGGGACTTTGGGCGGCGCCCTGGTTTGTCTGGACGGGAGGGTCATGAAAAAAAGAGATCTGGCCCTGAGGCTTTCGGTCCACTTTCCGGATCTTCGGAGGAAGGATCTGGAGGCCCTGGTGGAGGCGGCCTTTGAGGAGATGACCCAGGCCCTCCTCGAAGACCGTCCGCTGGAATTTCGGGGCTTTGGCCGCTTGGAGGTCCATCACGGGCGGGAGCGTCTTTTTGTCAATCCCAAAAATCAGAAGACCTACCATGTCCGGGGCAACCGCCGGGTGGTCTTCAAGGTGGGAAAGGATCTCCAGGAGAGATTGAATCGTCCTCCTCGGGCCGTCTTAGATCTGGGCACCCAGACCTTTCGTCTGGCCCTGGGGAAAGGAGAGGGCCGGGGCCTGCGGGTCATCTTCCGGCACCGGGTAAATGTTCGGCTAGGGGAGGGATTCCGGGAAGGAAAGTTGAGTCCGCAGGCCATCCAGAGGGGTCTGGCGACCCTTGCGGAATTCCGGAAGATCCTGGACCACCTGGGGGTCGAGCAGGTGCAGGCCGTGGGGACGGCCATCCTGCGGGAGGCCCAAAATGCCGAGGACTTTCATCGCGAGGCCCGGCGCCTGGGCTTTGCTATAAGACCTATCCCTGGCGAGGAGGAAGCGGAGCTGGTCTTAAAGGGGGTGCTCCACGGCCTCAAACTTGCCGACCCCTTTTTCCTGGTAGATGCCGGAGGAGGAAGTACGGAGGTCTCCCTGGTACGTGAAGGCCGGCGTATCTGGGGGGTGAGTCTTCCCTTTGGAGCGGTGAAATTGCGGGAGCGCTTTGTCCGAGATTATCCCCTGACCCGGGAGGAGTTTCAGGGCCTGCGGAACTATTTGGTGCGGGAGTTCCAGAATCTCCGTCCTCCGGAGATTCCTTCCCGGTTCGTGGCCTGCGGGGGCACGGCTAGCCTTCTGGCCGCTCTGGATCTCCGCCTGGCCTACTATCTCCCGGAGAAGCTTCACGGCCATCGTCTCCCTCTGGAAAGGGTTCAGGCCCTGGTGGACCACCTGCGGGGGCTTTCCCTTTCCAAAATTGCTCGCCTGCGGGGTATGGAGCGCGGGCGGGAGGATATCGCCCTTCCGGGAATCCTGATCTATGAACAGCTTATGCGTCACTTCGGCCTCAAGGAACTTCTGGTCAGCGAATGGGGTCTTTTGGAAGGCCTCCTCTTGTCTTTTTGAGGAATTTCACCTAAAAAGGAAAGGAGGGTCTTTTTATGTTGGAGTTTTATTGGGAAGGCGAAGCCCTTACCTTTGATGACGTTCTCTTAGTCCCGGCCTACTCCGAGGTCCTTCCCCGGGAAGTGGATGTTTCCACCTATATCACCCCGAAGATCCGGCTCAATATTCCCATTGTTTCCGCGGCCATGGATACGGTAACCGAGGCCCGCATGGCCATCAGTATGGCCCGGGAAGGGGGATTGGGGGTCATCCACCGCAACATGAGTATTGAGGAACAGTGCCGGGAGGTGGAACGGGTCAAGAAGTCCGAAAGCGGGATGATTCTCGATCCCGTGACTGTGGGACCGGAGACCCCCATTCGGGAGGTCCTGCGCCTCATGGAGGAATATCACATTTCGGGAATTCCGGTGGTGGAGGGCCCGGAGAAAAAACTCCTGGGGATTGTGACCAACCGGGATCTCCGGTTTGAGACCGCTTTAGATCGGCCGGTCAGGGAGGTCATGACCCGGGAGAATCTGATCACCGCGCCCCCGGGAGTGACCCTGGAGGAGGCCAAGCGTATCCTCCACGAAAACCGCATCGAAAAACTCCTGATCGTGGACGAGAATTTCTGTCTCAAAGGTCTCATTACCATCAAGGATATCGAGAAATTGCGGAAGTATCCCCACGCCTGTAAGGATGAATTAGGGAGACTCCGGGTGGGGGCAGCCGTGGGAACCGGGCCAGAAAGGCTGGCTCATGCGGAGGCCCTGCTTAAGGCCGGCTGTGACGTTCTGGTAGTGGATGCCGCCCATGGCCATTCCCGGAACGTGATCGAGACCGTCAAAGATATTAAGGCCCATTTTCCGGAAGCCCAGGTCATCGCCGGGAATGTGGCCACCGCCGAAGGAGCCGAGGCCCTGATCAAGGCCGGGGCCGACGGGATCAAGGTGGGGGTGGGTCCGGGATCCATCTGTACCACCCGGATTGTGGCCGGGGTGGGGGTGCCTCAGATCACGGCCATCCATGCCTGTGCCCAGGTGGCGGATCGTTACGGGGTGCCGGTGATCGCCGATGGAGGAATCAAGTTTTCCGGGGATATCACCAAGGCCATCGGGGCCGGGGCCCACGCGGTGATGATCGGCTCCCTTCTTGCTGGAACCGAGGAGGCCCCGGGAGAGACCATTCTTTATGAGGGTCGGACTTACAAGATCTACCGGGGTATGGGCTCTCTGGGGGCCATGATGAGCGGGCGGGCGGCCCGGGAGCGTTACGGTCAGGCGGAGGGACCGGCCAAATTCGTTCCCGAGGGTATTGAGGGGCGGGTGCCTTACCGGGGGCCGGTCTCCAACATGATCTTCCAATTGGTAGGCGGCCTGCGGTCGGGGATGGGCTACTGTGGCTGTCGGACCATTGAGGAACTCCGCCGCAAGGCCCGATTTGTAAGGATCACCATGGCGGGCTTGCGTGAAAGTCACGTACACGACGTAGCCATCGTCAAAGAGGCGCCCAATTACTGGCTAGGGAGGTAGGGATGCCCCTCTATCACTGGGTAGGCAAGACCCTTTCCGGAGAGGTCCGGCGGGGGGAAATGGAGGCCGCAGACGCCAAGTTAGTGGAGGCCCGGCTAAGGCGTCTCCAGATTACGCCCCTTAAGGTCGAAGAGCGCAAAGAATCCTTCCTGGCCCGCTTCCAGCCCAAGAAGGTAAGCGGAGGCGAACTTGCCGTCTTCACCCGGCAGCTGGCCACCATGCTGGAGTCGGGGCTCCCTCTGGTGCAGGCCCTAGAGGCCCTGGCCAGCCAGCAAAAAAATCCCTACTTTCGGGAGGTCATCCGGAAGGTCAAGAGTTCGGTGGAGGGAGGAAGCAGTCTGGCAGATGCCCTGCGGGAATTTCCCAAGGTCTTCGACACCCTCTATTGTCAGATGGTGGAGGCCGGAGAGGCCGGGGGAAATCTGGATACCATTCTCTCCCGCCTGGCCACTTATCAAGAAAAGATTCAGGCCATCAAATCCAAAATCAAGCACGCCATGATGTATCCGATAGTGATTATCGTAGTGACCATCCTGGTCCTCTCCGTGATTATGGTCTTCGTGATTCCCAAGTTCGCCCAGATGTTTGCCGAAGCCGGCCAGGCCCTGCCGCTTCCCACCCAGATCGTGATTGCCGCCAGCAACCTCACCAAGAGATACTTTCCTTTCTTTGTTTTGGGAGTGATCGTTTTAGTTTTTCTCTTAAAACGTTACTACGCCACAGAAAGAGGGCGCTATCAGATAGACAAGCTTCTTTTACGTCTTCCTCTTTTCGGAGATCTCTTTCATAAATCGGCTTTGGCTCGGTTTTCCCGCACTCTGAGCAGTCTCATTGCCAGCGGAGTGCCTCTTCTCCAGGGGCTTTCCATTGCCGGAAGGGTCTCAGGCAATCGGGTCATCGAAAGGGTGGTGGAGGAGGTTCGGGTAAGTGTCTCGGAGGGGCAGTCCATTGCCGAACCTATGGCCGTAAGCGGGTATTTCCCCCACATGGTCACCCAAATGATTTCTGTAGGAGAGGCCACCGGGGCCCTGGAACAGATGCTAGACAAGGTGGCCGATTTCTACGAGGACGAGGTGGACCGCACCGTGGACACCATGTCCACCCTCATTGAGCCCATATTGATTGTTTTTCTAGGAGGCATAATCGGAAGCATTATCGTATCCCTTTATCTACCCATCTTTAAGCTAGCCAGTGTGGCTGGAGGTTAGAGGCCGGCCTCCTTCAAGGCCTTGAGAAGTTCCTTCTGTTTGGAAGTGAGCTTTTTGGGAAGAAGAGCTTCCAGACGGAGATAGAGGTCCCCTCGGGTTCCGTTCCCGGAGGGAAGCCCCAGTCCCCGCAGACGCAGGCGCGCGCCCGGGGCGGTGGCCGGGGGGATTTTTACCTTGATCCGTTTTCCCTCCAAGGTTTCCACCTCGTGTTCTCCACCCAGAAGAAGGGTGGTGAGAGGGACTTTTACCGTAGTTTCCAGATCGTTTCCTTCTCGGCGGAAGCGGGGATGAGGCTCAATCTTGACCCGTAAGAATAGGTCCCGTCTGCGTCCATCTGGCCCCAGGGGGCCTTTGGCCCGCAAGCGGAGTCGCTGGCCCTCTTTTACTCCCGGGGGAAGATGCACCTTTACCTTTTCAGGCCGCCCCAAGGGGGCCACCATGAGGACTTTTTCTCCCCCCTGAAGGACCTCTTCGAGAGAGACCGGGAGTTCCAGCTCCATCTCCGTTTCTTTAGAAGCCTGATAGGTCCGCGGCCCGGTCCCGAAAAGATGGCTGAAGAGGTCTCCCAGGTTAAGGGTGAAGTCCCGGGAGCCCTCTCCGAAACGGAAAAAGCCTCCCAGATCAAAATCTATCCCTAGATCCCGGAAGATGCTTTCAAAATTGAAACCTCGAAAAATGTCTTCCTGGCTGAAGCGCCGTTCAAATTCGGCCGAGCCGAAAAGATCGTACTGCCGGCGCTTTTCGGGGTCGGAAAGGACGGCGTAGGCCTCGTTGATCTCTTTGAACTTTTCTTCGGCCTCCTTGTTGCCCCGGTTGCGGTCCGGATGATACTTGAGGGCCAGGCGGCGGTAGGCCCTTTTGATTTCTTCCTGGCTGGCGTTACGGGGCACTCCCAAGATTTTGTAATAGTCCTTGGGCATGCCTAAAAGGTAACTCTGTAGGCAAAGACGTCAATAGAAAGGGGCTCCCCGAGGGTTTGAGGGGGGTGGAGGTGGGTATCGTCTGAGGGTAGAGACGATGAGGGGGGTCCCCCGGGGAGCCTCCTTTAACTTAACTCCCTTTCCAACTTCGTCAAGAGGTCCTCGATCTCTCTCTTGAGGTCGGCCCGGTAGCGTTTGCGATATCCGCCTATGGTGACCCGTACTCCGTCTTTTTCGGGGACTAGATAGACCCAGAGTCGGCGGTGGGTGAAGAAAAAGGCGGCAAAGACTCCGAGGATCATGAGGATACAGCCTAAATAGACCAGGGGCGCCCCCGGATCTTTGCGCACCTGAAAGCCGCTCATAAATACTGGACGAACCCCTTGAAGGCTAAGGGTGAATTTTTCTGGAGAAAAGGAGAGGGTCTGCTGGTGTCCTTCAATAAGCCAGACCATCTGGGGCTCGGCCCCCTCCTTCTTGACCCACACCTGGGCCATACGGAATCCGTGGGCCTCTCCGTAGCGGATAAGCCCCACGGTGAGGCCCTCCTCCAGCCATTCTCCATCGGCAAAAGGCTTTACGATGAGTTCCTTGGTATGCCGGCCTTTTTTTACTTCTACGGTAAGGATGGCGTACTCCTGATAGGTGGCCTGATAGACTTTCACCCCCTTATAGGTCAAGGGGTGGTTCACCCGGATGAGGTAAGGGAAGGAACGTGGGCCATCTATGACCGTGACCTGAGAGCGATAGTCTTTGGGCATCCCGTTGGGATAGAACTCGATCTCAAATTTTTCGAGTTTTAGGGCAAAGGGCAGGGTGATAAAGGCTTTTTTCCGGGAAAAGGGGATCACCCTCCGACCGGTCTCCCCCTCGAGGATACTCAGGGAGCCCCGGAAACCCCAGAGGGCCCCGATCAGGGCCCCGAGGATGATGATCAGGATGGAGCCGTGGACGAAATAGACCGCAAAATAACTCCAGCGATAGCGATCTTTTACTCCCAAGAATCCCGACTCTAAGGGACGGAATCGGAAGCCTTCCAGGCGCTGACGTATTTCTTCCAGTGGGGCCCGGATCAAGAGGCTTCGGGCCTGGGGCAGGCGAGCCGGATCCACCCCGAAGGGGTCCTTGCGATAGAGCCCCAGAGAGACCGGGAATCTCTTCCAGGAACAAAAGATAAGATTGAGCAGAAAGAGGGAAAGGAGGGCTACATACCACCAGGAATGATAGGCATCATAGAGAGAAAGGAAGTTAATAAGCTTTCCCCAGAAGGGGCCGTATTGGGCCAGGTAAAATCCGGGCTCCCTTCCCTGGGGAATGAAGGTTCCCAGGATGGAGGTCGCAGCCAGGATCAAAAAAAGGACTATGGCCAGACGCAGAGAGGCCAGGCTATCGAAGATTCTTCTCATTTTCTTCCTCTTTGATCGACTTTTTGAAATTGCGAATCCCTTCTCCCAGCCCACGTCCCAGCTCCGGGAGTTTGCTGGCCCCGAAGATGAGGACAATAATAAGCACTACCAAAAGGATTTCTGGAAGCCCTATTCCGCCGAACATTAGAGACTCCTTTTCGAAGTTTGGCGTATTTTAAAACGGGAAAGGAGGGTCTTCAAGGAAGATAAGAAATGAGTTTCCCTGGAAGATGGAGACCGCAGCCCCAGATGCGGCCCTCACAGGTAAGGATCACGTAGCCCGGCTCGACCTTTCCCTCCCAGGGGATTTTCCTTTCTAGGCGCAGGCGATCCAGAGTCAGGCGGTCTAGTTCCACCACGTTTCGGGTAGCCAGGTGACCGAAGCGCTGGAGGGCCGCAGAGGTAGGTTTCAAATATTCCGAGACCTTCCGGAGGAAAAGAAGCCCTGCGGTCTGGATGCGGAGCCTTTGGAGGTCCGCCAGATGCGGCGTGCGGACGAAAAGCCAGTAGTTTTTGGCGGTGCGCAGGAGTTCGTAGCCTTCAAAGGTCGAGGAAGGGATCCCGAAACGGGCCTCGAGATAGCCCAGGACTTCCTCCCTTTCTTCCCGGGGGACCGGCTGGGGCCAGACGGCCCGCGGGTCCATCTTTTTCCGGCCTTGACGAGAACGACTCATATCCTTCTCCGTAATTTGGCCACGAAAAACCCTACGGCCTGTATTTCATGGGGAAAAAACCGCTTGGCCTTCACCAGCTCCGGATGAAAGGGACGTCCTTCCCATTCGGTAAGCCCGGGGCGGGCGGGAAGGGGGGCCTCCCAATCCAAGAGTTCGGCCTGGCGCTTACGCAGGAGGTAGTCCACCACGGCCTCGTTCTCCTCGGGATTGATGGTGCAGGTGGAATAGACCAGGATCCCTCCGGGCTTGAGGAGATCGAAGGCCCGTACCAGGAGGCCTTTCTGAATTCCCGAAAGGTTGGTGCGCCCTTCTTTTTGATAGAGGAGTTCTCCCTCGTAGCCCTTCCGGTAGCGTCCCTCTCCAGAGCAGGGGGCGTCCACCAGGACTTTGTCGAAACTCACCTCCAGGGGATACATCTCTCCCCGGTAGACGGTAGTGAGGGCACAGGCTACCCCTAAGCGCCGGAGATTGGCCACCAGGGCGGTAATGCGGTCTAGACGCCGGTCGTTGGCTGCGATGACCGCCCGATCTTCGGTCCACTGGGCGATCTGGGTGGTTTTGCTCCCTGGGGCCGCACAGAGATCCAAAATGAGCTCTCCGGGTTGAGGGTCCAGGGCATAGACCGGAAGAGAACTCGAAAGGGTCATGGGGTAGATGAGTCCCAGATAATACTCTTCAGTGTTTCCCAGGGAGGCCTCCCGAGGTTCCACCCGGAAAAACCAGGGGATCTCTGTTTTTTCTACCCGAAACCCCTGTCGGGTGAGCCCGGAAATCACCGGTTCGGGATCTTTGGTTTTGAGGGTATTCAGGCGGAAGTAGAGGGGAAGAGGCTCGGAGAGGGACTCCAGAAATCCCTCATAGTCAGGGATAATCTCTCGGTAGCGGGCAAAGTAGTCCTCGGCCCGTTCAAGAGATCTTTCCATTCTTCAAGACCTCGGCCAGCCGCCGGTGATCCTCGAGCACTAGGTCGGCCTCGGAAAGGTGCTCCGGGGGAAGGGTGGTGGTCAGAGCCAGACAGAAGAGCCCGGCTCCCTTGGCCGAACGCACCCCGGCCGGGGCGTTTTCCACGGCCAGGGCCTCCTCTCGCGGGGCCCCGAGCCCGGAAAGACCCACGAGGTAGGGGTCCGGGTGGGGCTTGCGTCGGGGGACCTGGTCTCCGGTGACTATGAAATGAAAGAGCCGCCGGAGGGCTTCGGGCAGGACCTCTTCCAGGATCTCCCGGTGGGAACTGGTGACCAGGGCCAGGCGCCGGCCTTCCCGCCTCAAGTCCGCTAGAAGGTCCGGGACCTCCGGGAAGGGTCGCACATATCGCCGGTATTTTTCTACAAAAATCTTCTTCTGAAGCTGAAAGATCTTTCGAAAAAATTCCGCGCTAGGCTCCACTCCTTGATCTTCAAAGATCTTACGGGCGGTCTCCAGTTCTATGGCTCCCTCATGGAGGTAAAGGGCCTCCTCGGGCACCTGGAGCCCCAACTCACGAAAGGCCTCCTGCCAGGCCCGCACATGCCAGGGCATGCTGTCCAGGATCACCCCATCCAGATCGAAAAGAAGGGCCTTTTTCATCTCAGATCCAACCTCCGGGAGACCTCCTCCGGGGAGACCCCCCTGATCAGTACGGTCTTTTCTCGAGACCTCTCCCCGGAAAGAAGCTCTAGATCGGCCTTTTTGAGGTCCAGGGTCTGGGCCAGAAATTCCAGCAGGGCCCGGTTGGCCCGACCCTCGAGCGCCGGGGCCGCCACCCTTATCTTCAGGGCCTCTCCGTGGGAACCGGCCAGCTCAGTCCGTCGGGCCTTCGGCTGCACGTGAATCCGCAGGAGCGTCCCCTCTGGATGGGGCTTTATCGCGCTCAAGGCGTTCCTCCAGGTGCTCAAGATAGGAAATAAGCAGGGCCCGCAGGTCGAGCCGGATCTTTTCCCGCAACCTCCAGAGCCTTTCGATATCCTTTTCCAGGGCCTCGGCCTCGGCCTCGGCCCTTTCCACAATCTTTTTGGCCTCGGCCTCCGCCTGGGCCTTAATGGTCTCCGCAAATTCGTCAAGCCTCCGCAAGGCCTCCCGGAAGGCCCGGGCCTCCTCCTGGAGTTCCTGAATTTCTTTTTCCTTGCGGGCCAGCTCGTCCTTGAGTTGGTGGTTTTCCCGGACCAGTTCCTTGAGCTGATCCGCCACCTCTTCCAGGAAGGCCCTTACCGCTTTGCGGCTATAGCCGATGGGGACCACGTTGAAGCTCTTTTCGCGAATTTCCTTAGGGGTGATCATCAGCGCAACCTCAGGGCCATCTCGTAAAGCACCGGTACCAGAAACTGTTGCAGGAAGACGATCCCTAGGATAACTACCAGGGGCGAGAGATCAAGCCCGGAGATAGGGGGGAGGACCCGGCGCACGCGCCAGAGGACCGGCTCCGTGATCTGGTAAAGAAAACGCACTATGGGATTAAAGGGGTCGGGATTTACCCAGGAGATCAGGGCCCGGATGATGATAATCCACATGTAAAGGGTGAGGACCATGTCCAGCACCCGGGCTAACGCGGTCAAAAAATAGGAAAGCACAAACATCCTTTACCCCCTTCCGAAAGGACAGACCGGGAAGCGGCATTCCTTACAGTGAAGACAATAACCTCCGTGCCCTAGCGCGGCGATCTCTTTGCGGGTGAGGACCTCCCCGGCCAGTACCCGGGGAAGCACCAGATCGAGAATGGTCACTCCGTGATACATTCCGCAGGCCGGGACCCCCAGGAGGGCCTTTTCTCCCAGATAGGCTACCAGAAACATGTTCCCCGGAAGCACCGGGGCCCCGTAAGTAAAGGGCTCGGGCCCCAGGTCGGCGATGGCCAGACGGGTCACGTCGTCCGGGTCCACGGACATTCCTCCGGTAACTAGGACCAAGTCCACCCCCTCCGCCAGGAGACCTTCGATGGCCTCCCGAATGCGGGCCCGGTCGTCGGGGACGAAAACCGGACCGGAAACAGAAAGGCCATAGGCCTCGAGCTTGGGAATCATCACCGGGGCAAAGGCGTCTTTTATGCGGCCGTAATAGACCTCATTTCCAGTGATGACCAGTCCCGCCCGTTCCATTTTCCGGGGAAGCACCCGCAACACCCCGGGACTTTCGGAGGCGATTCGCTCCACTTCTTCCAGAAGACCTTTTTTGACCACCAGGGGAATGGCCCTTCCTCCAGCCAGTTTCTCCCCCTTTTTCACCCAGAAATTTCCGTGCCGGGTGGTCAGGGCAATTTCCCCCAGGAGATTGATGCGGTAGAGGGCCTCCGTGTCCACCTTAAAAAGGCCCTCCCGGGCGGCGGTAAAGGTGACCTTACCCTCCCGCACCTCCTCGGAGAAGGTCACCCCCTCTCCGGCTACGGCCCGGGCCAGACGCAGAGCGGCCTCGTCCTCGTGGGCCTCGTCCGGTTCCATCTCCAGAACGTAAATGTGGTCTTTGCCCAACCGCTTGAGATGGGACACATCCTCGGGCCGGATGATGTGCCCCTTACGGAAGGCCGCTCCCTTAAATTCCCCGGGACGGATTTCCGTAATATCGTGGGGCAGAACCATCCCCACCGCCTCTTCCACCGGGACCGTCCTAGCCCTCACGGGCTCCCTCCTTCTTTTCGTAGGCCTCGATAATCCGCTGGACTAGGGGATGGCGCACCACGTCCTTTTTGGTGAAAAAGACAAAGGCGATCCCCTCCACGTCCCGCAGAAGCTCTACCGCCTCGACCAGCCCGGACTTTTTGGGATCCGGAAGGTCGATCTGGGTGATGTCTCCGGTAATGACCGCCCGGGAGCCGAAGCCCAGACGGGTGAGAAACATCTTCATCTGGTCCGAAGTGGTGTTCTGGGCCTCGTCCAGGATAATGAAGGCCTCGTTTAGAGTGCGGCCGCGCATAAAGGCCAGCGGGGCCACCTCGATGACCCCCTTCTGGAGGAGACGCGAGGCCTTGTCGAAGGGAAGCATGTCGTAAAGGGCGTCGTAAAGGGGCCGCAGATAAGGGTTGACCTTTTCCACCAGGTCCCCCGGCAGGAATCCCAGTTTCTCCCCGGCCTCCACCGCCGGGCGCACCAGGACGATCCGGGAGACCTCTCCCCGCATAAGAAAGGAAATGGCCATGGCCATGGCCAGATAGGTCTTCCCGGTCCCGGCCGGGCCCACTCCAAAGACAATGTCGTGGTTGCGGATGGCCTCGATGTAACGCTTCTGGGTAAGGCCCTTGGGGGTGATGACCTTGCGGCCGGAGGTCACAAAGACCGTGTCCAGAAAGATTTCTCTAAGATTGGCCTCCGGGTTTTCCGCAAGAATGCGGGCGGCATACTCTACGTCACTGGGATAAAGGGTGTAGCCCGCCTTCAGCAGCCCGTAGAGCTCCTCCACCGCCCGGTCGGCCAGTTCGGTGTCTACCGGATCTCCGGTGATCATGACCTGGTTGCCCCGGGCGGTAATCTGGACCCGGAAGGCCTTCTCTAAGGCCTTCAGATGGGCCCCCCGTTCTCCGAAGAGATGACGGGCCAGTTTGTAATCCTCAAAGGTCCTTTCTACCGTGTTGGTCAAGTCCGACACACCTCCTTACTTTATTTTTCGTCTTTAATTTTACACCACGTAGGCTGCCTTTTCAGCCCGGCGTACCTTTTCCAGTTGTTGATTGTAGAAGTTAATCACCTCGCGTCGGCTGATCATCCCCAGAAAGACCCGGGGGTCATCGGTCTTGACCACCGGCAGTTGATCGATGTTGCGGATGGTGAACTTGCGGAGCACGGTGTTGATGTCCTCTTCGGGGTGAGTGGTGATCACATCCTTGCGGGCGATATCCTTGAGGATGATTATGTCCCAGAGGTCCTCGTTGAGGAGATAGGGACGCACGTCATTGATGGAAAAGATGCCGGAAAGGTAGCCTTCGGAGTCCACCACCGGGAAGTAATGTTGCTCGGTGCGCCCGAAGAGCTTGACGAACTGGCGCAGGGTCATGTCCTCCGGGACCACGGCATAGACCCTTTCGGGCCGAAAGATATCCTTTACCTTGATGTCCGCCAGGATGTCCGTGAAGAATTCTCCCCGATGGGCCGGAGAGTGGACCCGACTGGGCACCTGGGAATCGTAGAGGCTCTTGACCGGAAGAGGGGAGGAAAGGGTAATTTGCACGAAATAAGCGGTCATTACCGAAAGGGCTGTGGCCGGCATGAGGCCAAAGGCCCCGGTGATCTCCAGCACGATGAAGATGTTGGCCATGGGGGCCCGGGCCGCGGCCCCGAAGACCGAGGCCATACCGATGACCACATAGGGGGCCGGAGGTTGATGAAAGAGATAGGCCACGAACCCCCCCAGCATGCCCCCCACCACCAGACTAGGGGCAAAGTCTCCCCCGGAGCCTCCGGAACCTATGGTCAGAGAAAAGGCCAGGATTTTAACCAGACAGATGGCCAGCATGAGCTTTCCGGAAAGCTCTCCGTCG
This portion of the Thermosulfurimonas marina genome encodes:
- the sppA gene encoding signal peptide peptidase SppA produces the protein MRKGVLYALALVGAFFLFLVALAFLLSFWTLKGQGLPGREAVGVVEIRGLITQVRDQIDLLENFRRRKEIRAVVVRIESPGGTVGASQELYEELRQVSQEKPVVVSLGSLATSGAYYVALGGQKILALPGTVTGSIGVLLQVPNLEGLLKKLGIKPLVLKSGAHKDLVSYYREPTPEEKRLLQEVLDDIHTQFIKAVSERRGLPEEKVRRIADGRIFTGRQARALGLIDDFGNLARAVEVAAKMAGLSGPPRVIYGRPEQGLLRRLLEGRVEGRLLGLWAAPWFVWTGGS
- a CDS encoding HU family DNA-binding protein encodes the protein MKKRDLALRLSVHFPDLRRKDLEALVEAAFEEMTQALLEDRPLEFRGFGRLEVHHGRERLFVNPKNQKTYHVRGNRRVVFKVGKDLQERLNRPPRAVLDLGTQTFRLALGKGEGRGLRVIFRHRVNVRLGEGFREGKLSPQAIQRGLATLAEFRKILDHLGVEQVQAVGTAILREAQNAEDFHREARRLGFAIRPIPGEEEAELVLKGVLHGLKLADPFFLVDAGGGSTEVSLVREGRRIWGVSLPFGAVKLRERFVRDYPLTREEFQGLRNYLVREFQNLRPPEIPSRFVACGGTASLLAALDLRLAYYLPEKLHGHRLPLERVQALVDHLRGLSLSKIARLRGMERGREDIALPGILIYEQLMRHFGLKELLVSEWGLLEGLLLSF
- the guaB gene encoding IMP dehydrogenase, which encodes MLEFYWEGEALTFDDVLLVPAYSEVLPREVDVSTYITPKIRLNIPIVSAAMDTVTEARMAISMAREGGLGVIHRNMSIEEQCREVERVKKSESGMILDPVTVGPETPIREVLRLMEEYHISGIPVVEGPEKKLLGIVTNRDLRFETALDRPVREVMTRENLITAPPGVTLEEAKRILHENRIEKLLIVDENFCLKGLITIKDIEKLRKYPHACKDELGRLRVGAAVGTGPERLAHAEALLKAGCDVLVVDAAHGHSRNVIETVKDIKAHFPEAQVIAGNVATAEGAEALIKAGADGIKVGVGPGSICTTRIVAGVGVPQITAIHACAQVADRYGVPVIADGGIKFSGDITKAIGAGAHAVMIGSLLAGTEEAPGETILYEGRTYKIYRGMGSLGAMMSGRAARERYGQAEGPAKFVPEGIEGRVPYRGPVSNMIFQLVGGLRSGMGYCGCRTIEELRRKARFVRITMAGLRESHVHDVAIVKEAPNYWLGR
- a CDS encoding type II secretion system F family protein, which produces MPLYHWVGKTLSGEVRRGEMEAADAKLVEARLRRLQITPLKVEERKESFLARFQPKKVSGGELAVFTRQLATMLESGLPLVQALEALASQQKNPYFREVIRKVKSSVEGGSSLADALREFPKVFDTLYCQMVEAGEAGGNLDTILSRLATYQEKIQAIKSKIKHAMMYPIVIIVVTILVLSVIMVFVIPKFAQMFAEAGQALPLPTQIVIAASNLTKRYFPFFVLGVIVLVFLLKRYYATERGRYQIDKLLLRLPLFGDLFHKSALARFSRTLSSLIASGVPLLQGLSIAGRVSGNRVIERVVEEVRVSVSEGQSIAEPMAVSGYFPHMVTQMISVGEATGALEQMLDKVADFYEDEVDRTVDTMSTLIEPILIVFLGGIIGSIIVSLYLPIFKLASVAGG
- a CDS encoding DnaJ C-terminal domain-containing protein; the protein is MPKDYYKILGVPRNASQEEIKRAYRRLALKYHPDRNRGNKEAEEKFKEINEAYAVLSDPEKRRQYDLFGSAEFERRFSQEDIFRGFNFESIFRDLGIDFDLGGFFRFGEGSRDFTLNLGDLFSHLFGTGPRTYQASKETEMELELPVSLEEVLQGGEKVLMVAPLGRPEKVKVHLPPGVKEGQRLRLRAKGPLGPDGRRRDLFLRVKIEPHPRFRREGNDLETTVKVPLTTLLLGGEHEVETLEGKRIKVKIPPATAPGARLRLRGLGLPSGNGTRGDLYLRLEALLPKKLTSKQKELLKALKEAGL
- the resB gene encoding cytochrome c biogenesis protein ResB — translated: MRRIFDSLASLRLAIVLFLILAATSILGTFIPQGREPGFYLAQYGPFWGKLINFLSLYDAYHSWWYVALLSLFLLNLIFCSWKRFPVSLGLYRKDPFGVDPARLPQARSLLIRAPLEEIRQRLEGFRFRPLESGFLGVKDRYRWSYFAVYFVHGSILIIILGALIGALWGFRGSLSILEGETGRRVIPFSRKKAFITLPFALKLEKFEIEFYPNGMPKDYRSQVTVIDGPRSFPYLIRVNHPLTYKGVKVYQATYQEYAILTVEVKKGRHTKELIVKPFADGEWLEEGLTVGLIRYGEAHGFRMAQVWVKKEGAEPQMVWLIEGHQQTLSFSPEKFTLSLQGVRPVFMSGFQVRKDPGAPLVYLGCILMILGVFAAFFFTHRRLWVYLVPEKDGVRVTIGGYRKRYRADLKREIEDLLTKLERELS
- a CDS encoding twin-arginine translocase TatA/TatE family subunit → MFGGIGLPEILLVVLIIVLIFGASKLPELGRGLGEGIRNFKKSIKEEENEKNLR